In the Persephonella hydrogeniphila genome, one interval contains:
- a CDS encoding RNA-guided endonuclease InsQ/TnpB family protein: protein MSVTTLKKQKIKESLKKTKEKRRNQVPKVYQLKISYSNLNKDQKQWLEKVFLEAKWLYNYTVADIENRLNPQTEKLKQVEIKTPNGYEKREITCLSSQMKQGILDRIKKNLSNLSKAKQKGIKVGKLKFKSDYKNIPLKQNGITFKVLKDKNRVKIQGLKKPFRVLGLHQIPENSDIAKAELIKKPDGYYIYLTCYIDKNQIKKEKIKKPIAIDFGIKHQLTLSNGIKIKYSIEETKRLKRLQKKLTKQKKGSKNYFKTRYKIQREHQKIYNRRKDIQNKIFSLLKRYEHVLIQDEAIKQWHSGLFGKQIQNTGIGGIISRLKNNLETLISVDRYEATTKICSNCGNRKEDITLSDRTYRCENCGLVIDRDLNSTINILKIGLSKVETTTIKNLPTDCGKVTPVERKASARILESNPYIRVSYASVKQEAPNFS, encoded by the coding sequence CTATCAACTCAAAATCTCATACTCTAATTTAAATAAAGACCAAAAACAATGGCTTGAAAAAGTATTCTTAGAAGCAAAATGGCTATATAACTATACAGTTGCAGATATAGAAAACAGATTAAACCCACAAACAGAAAAATTAAAACAAGTAGAAATAAAAACACCAAATGGATACGAAAAAAGAGAAATAACTTGCCTATCATCCCAGATGAAACAAGGTATTTTAGACAGAATAAAGAAAAACTTATCAAACCTATCAAAAGCAAAACAAAAAGGAATAAAAGTAGGAAAACTAAAGTTCAAATCAGACTATAAAAATATCCCATTAAAACAAAATGGAATAACATTCAAAGTATTAAAAGACAAAAACAGAGTAAAGATACAAGGATTAAAAAAGCCATTTAGAGTGTTAGGACTACATCAAATACCAGAAAATAGCGATATAGCAAAAGCTGAACTAATAAAGAAACCAGATGGATACTACATATATTTAACTTGCTACATAGATAAAAACCAGATAAAGAAAGAAAAAATAAAGAAGCCTATAGCAATAGACTTTGGTATAAAACACCAGTTAACCCTATCAAATGGAATAAAAATAAAGTATTCAATAGAAGAAACAAAGAGATTAAAGAGACTACAAAAGAAACTAACAAAACAGAAAAAAGGAAGTAAAAACTATTTCAAGACAAGATACAAAATCCAGAGAGAACATCAAAAAATCTATAACAGAAGAAAAGATATTCAAAACAAGATATTTTCACTACTAAAAAGATACGAACATGTATTAATCCAAGATGAAGCAATAAAACAGTGGCACAGTGGATTATTTGGGAAACAAATACAAAACACAGGTATAGGGGGAATAATTTCAAGGTTAAAGAATAACCTTGAGACCCTTATATCTGTGGACAGATATGAGGCAACAACAAAGATATGTTCAAATTGTGGAAATAGGAAAGAAGATATAACACTATCGGACAGGACATACAGATGTGAAAATTGTGGACTTGTAATTGATAGAGATTTAAACAGTACTATCAATATTCTAAAAATAGGATTAAGTAAAGTGGAGACAACCACTATAAAAAACCTACCTACGGACTGTGGGAAGGTAACGCCTGTGGAGAGGAAAGCCTCTGCACGGATATTGGAGAGTAACCCCTATATTCGTGTAAGCTATGCCTCTGTGAA